In Tursiops truncatus isolate mTurTru1 chromosome X, mTurTru1.mat.Y, whole genome shotgun sequence, the following proteins share a genomic window:
- the ARMCX2 gene encoding armadillo repeat-containing X-linked protein 2 gives MSRVRDAGCVAAGIVIGASAWYCVYKYARGRNQMKKRLAKPKTRAVAGTGARARAGLRAGFTIDLGPGFGPPTPVHTGAEVRVQDETSALDMAGAEAVAPAASSAKAQSGAGSQAQEAEGAGVGPKAESEATVASTVAPAPWEAEAPVAAETSTMTGAPKLAEAPGTAEAPGAPAPTEAAPPTEAVEASIPATPTVVAALSGATASSGAAAPSGAAVPSGAAAPTGAAEAPGTSGSSKTAAAAKKTTPGAHTGAIPKAGSATGAVPKGGAKGGTKSRTGGKGKGKKNKVEVDELGLGFRPGDGAAAAAAASANGGQAFLAEVPDSEEGESGWTDTESESDSEPETQQRGRGKRPVPMQKRPFPYEIDEILGVRDLRKVLALLQKSDDPFIQQVALLTLSNNANYSCNQDTIRKLGGLPIIANMINKTDPHIKEKALMAMNNLSENYENQGRLQVYMNKVMDDIMASNLNSAVQVVGLKFLTNMTITNDYQHLLVNSIANFFRLLSQGGGKIKVEILKILSNFAENPDMLKKLLSTQVPSSFSSLYNSYVESEILINALTLFEIIYDNLRAEVFNYREFNKGSLFYLCTTSGVCVKKIRALADHHDLLVKVKVIKLVDKF, from the coding sequence ATGAGCCGTGTTCGGGATGCTGGCTGTGTAGCCGCTGGGATAGTGATTGGGGCCAGTGCCTGGTACTGCGTCTACAAATATGCCAGGGGAAGAAACCAGATGAAGAAGAGACTGGCCAAGCCCAAGACCAGGGCTGTGGCCGGGACTGGAGCCCGGGCTAGAGCTGGACTAAGGGCTGGATTCACAATTGACCTTGGGCCAGGATTTGGTCCTCCAACCCCAGTCCACACTGGGGCAGAGGTCAGGGTCCAGGATGAAACCTCTGCTCTGGACATGGCTGGAGCTGAAGCAGTGGCCCCAGCTGCATCTAGTGCCAAGGCTCAGAGTGGGGCAGGAAGTCAGGCCCAGGAGGCAGAAGGGGCCGGGGTTGGGCCTAAAGCTGAATCAGAAGCCACAGTGGCTTCTACAGTGGCACCAGCTCCCTGGGAGGCAGAGGCTCCCGTGGCTGCAGAGACCTCCACAATGACAGGGGCTCCTAAATTAGCAGAAGCCCCTGGCACAGCAGAGGCTCCTGGGGCACCAGCTCCTACTGAGGCAGCACCACCTACCGAGGCAGTGGAGGCTTCCATACCAGCAACGCCTACTGTGGTAGCAGCACTTTCTGGGGCAACAGCATCTTCTGGGGCAGCAGCACCTTCTGGGGCTGCAGTGCCTTCTGGGGCAGCAGCCCCTActggggctgcagaggctcctgggACTTCAGGGTCCTCTAAAACAGCAGCAGCCGCCAAGAAAACAACCCCTGGGGCTCATACTGGGGCTATACCTAAGGCCGGGTCAGCTACTGGAGCTGTACCCAAAGGTGGAGCTAAGGGTGGAACCAAGTCCCGGACTGGAGGCAAGggcaaaggcaagaaaaataaggtTGAAGTAGACGAATTGGGGCTGGGCTTCCGCCCTGGAGATGGGGCTGCGGCAGCTGCCGCAGCCTCCGCTAATGGAGGACAGGCTTTCCTGGCAGAGGTTCCTGATTCTGAAGAAGGGGAGTCTGGGTGGACGGACACAGAATCGGAGTCAGACTCTGAGCCTGAGACccagcagagagggagagggaagagacccGTTCCCATGCAGAAGCGCCCCTTTCCTTATGAAATTGATGAGATTCTGGGTGTCCGAGATCTCAGGAAAGTCCTTGCTTTGCTTCAGAAATCGGATGATCCTTTCATCCAACAGGTAGCTTTGCTCACTCTGAGCAACAATGCCAATTATTCATGCAACCAAGACACAATTCGCAAATTGGGAGGCCTCCCGATTATTGCAAACATGATCAACAAAACTGATCCCCACATTAAGGAGAAAGCCTTAATGGCCATGAACAACCTGAGTGAGAATTATGAAAATCAGGGCCGGCTTCAGGTATACATGAATAAAGTGATGGATGACATCATGGCCTCTAACCTGAACTCAGCAGTACAGGTAGTTGgactaaaatttttaacaaacatGACTATTACTAATGACTACCAGCACCTGCTTGTCAATTCCATTGCAAACTTTTTCCGTTTGTTATCTCAGGGAGGTGGAAAAATCAAGGTTgagattttgaaaatactttcgaATTTTGCTGAAAATCCAGATATGTTAAAAAAGCTGCTCAGTACCCAAGTGCCATCATCATTTAGTTCCCTCTACAATTCTTATGTGGAATCAGAAATTCTCATTAATGCCCTGACTCTATTTGAGATCATCTATGACAATCTCAGAGCAGAAGTATTCAACTACAGAGAGTTCAATAAAGGCTCCCTTTTCTACTTATGCACTACATCTGGAGTGTGCGTTAAGAAAATTCGAGCCTTAGCAGATCACCATGACCTCTTGGTGAAAGTGAAAGTTATAAAACTAGTGGACAAATTCTGA